From a single Drosophila sulfurigaster albostrigata strain 15112-1811.04 chromosome 3, ASM2355843v2, whole genome shotgun sequence genomic region:
- the LOC133840476 gene encoding putative uncharacterized protein DDB_G0290521: protein MMKLVLQLLFTLIAVLLLAIYQAEGQFNPITGCDTKGFCVCAGHAAGDVVPDCTDCTRYYLCGVNTIDRILCPAGQVFDINVLACVPGSCPRIDGECPAPEPAPGPSPCPSPSPSPSPTPSPSPSPSPGPSPSPSPCPGLCPSPSPAPSHCENQEVSCQFPGQIIPNAEHCRLFWTCVELCPVLGFCELGMWFDRDNFVCNYQCYVHNCPAGRD, encoded by the exons ATGATGAAGCTCG TTCTGCAGCTCCTCTTTACGTTGATTGCGGTCCTACTCTTGGCCATTTACCAGGCTGAAGGCCAATTCAATCCCATCACTGGCTGCGACACCAAAGGATTCTGTGTCTGTGCCGGGCATGCAGCTGGCGATGTGGTTCCTGATTGCACGGATTGCACCAGATACTATTTGTGTGGCGTTAACACCATCGATCGCATTCTCTGCCCAGCTGGACAAGTGTTTGACATCAATGTGCTAGCTTGTGTGCCGGGCTCGTGTCCACGCATTGATGGTGAATGTCCTGCTCCTGAACCAGCACCGGGTCCATCACCATGTCCATCGCCAAGCCCATCACCGAGTCCAACTCCGAGTCCATCACCGAGTCCATCACCGGGTCCATCACCGAGTCCGTCGCCATGTCCTGGTCTTTGTCCATCGCCGAGTCCTGCTCCGAGTCATTGTGAAAACCAAGAAGTGAGTTGCCAATTTCCTGGCCAGATTATACCTAATGCCGAGCATTGTCGCCTCTTTTGGACCTGTGTGGAGTTGTGTCCCGTGTTGGGCTTCTGTGAGTTGGGCATGTGGTTCGACCGCGATAATTTCGTTTGCAACTATCAATGCTATGTGCACAACTGTCCGGCGGGCAGGGattaa